A single region of the Fenollaria sporofastidiosus genome encodes:
- the rpsD gene encoding 30S ribosomal protein S4 — MSSLNGPRVRTVRRLGLNVYGLAKATKGMKKGAARSDKKLSNYGLQLLEKQRLRAYYGVPEVQLKKAFLKAKKSKDQTGHALIKLLETRLDAFVLRAGFAQSIRQARQMVVHGHILVDGKRVDKPAYQLSVGQKISLKEKSRSNEMFKENFQTVVGNSYPYIEKDIDKFEAVLSRLPEREEIPIEIEDVYVVEYYSH, encoded by the coding sequence ATGTCAAGTTTAAACGGACCAAGAGTAAGAACGGTCAGAAGATTAGGCTTAAATGTCTATGGATTAGCGAAAGCTACAAAAGGTATGAAAAAAGGAGCTGCACGTTCAGATAAGAAATTATCTAACTACGGTCTTCAATTACTAGAAAAACAAAGATTAAGAGCTTACTATGGAGTGCCAGAAGTTCAATTAAAGAAGGCATTCTTAAAAGCTAAAAAGTCTAAAGATCAAACAGGTCACGCTCTTATCAAATTACTAGAAACAAGATTAGATGCATTTGTTCTTAGAGCAGGTTTTGCTCAATCAATCAGACAAGCAAGACAAATGGTTGTTCACGGACACATCCTTGTTGACGGTAAGAGAGTAGACAAGCCAGCTTATCAATTATCAGTTGGACAAAAGATCAGCTTAAAAGAAAAATCAAGATCAAATGAAATGTTTAAGGAAAACTTCCAAACAGTAGTTGGAAATTCTTATCCATACATTGAAAAAGATATTGATAAATTCGAAGCAGTTTTATCTAGATTACCAGAAAGAGAAGAAATTCCAATAGAAATCGAAGACGTTTACGTAGTAGAATATTATTCTCATTAA
- a CDS encoding DUF4300 family protein, with the protein MKKVLFLLLSLSMALILVSCTPKVNGTDSEVNAPSSAPDDKDNEDDETIMYTNITSDETKNDLKKALIDKCLDENDVNFFMNNVDEYNDSADANELASKFTAYNDNISYNNSIDKFTQKNPDFLGINCRITTFSLIKNSLDIEKELNDKSSVLDFDKKAISDKSLLNDDELKKFITYYAPINVKDAKEDYKDIIMKEFDARGIKFKNEDVKVVSVYINSNDEIDGNILFIGHTGLMYESGKKYYFLEKLSFQEPYQLLKFNNKKEIYDYLMKKYNQKLDENSHEAIITENNKIFLY; encoded by the coding sequence ATGAAAAAAGTATTATTCTTACTACTATCTTTATCTATGGCTTTAATTTTAGTATCATGTACTCCTAAGGTAAATGGTACAGACAGTGAAGTAAATGCTCCTTCAAGCGCTCCTGATGATAAAGATAATGAAGATGATGAGACTATAATGTATACTAACATTACAAGTGATGAAACAAAGAACGATTTAAAGAAAGCGCTTATTGATAAATGCCTTGATGAGAACGATGTAAACTTCTTTATGAATAACGTTGATGAATATAACGACAGTGCTGATGCAAATGAATTAGCATCTAAGTTCACAGCGTATAATGACAATATTTCTTATAACAATAGCATTGATAAGTTTACACAAAAGAATCCAGACTTTCTTGGTATTAACTGCAGGATAACAACATTCTCTCTAATTAAGAACAGTTTAGACATTGAGAAAGAGCTGAATGATAAATCTTCTGTATTAGACTTTGACAAAAAAGCTATAAGTGATAAGTCGCTACTAAATGATGATGAGCTTAAAAAGTTCATTACATATTATGCACCAATCAACGTTAAAGATGCTAAAGAAGATTATAAAGATATAATTATGAAAGAATTTGATGCAAGAGGCATTAAATTTAAGAATGAAGATGTAAAAGTTGTCTCAGTATATATAAACTCTAATGATGAAATTGATGGGAATATTCTCTTTATTGGTCACACAGGACTTATGTATGAAAGTGGCAAGAAATATTACTTTTTAGAAAAGCTAAGCTTCCAAGAGCCATATCAATTGCTTAAGTTTAATAATAAGAAAGAAATATATGATTATTTGATGAAGAAGTACAATCAAAAGCTTGATGAAAATTCGCATGAAGCTATAATTACTGAAAATAATAAAATCTTCTTGTATTAA
- a CDS encoding M18 family aminopeptidase — translation MNSKDLAKDLIGFIDNSPCAFFAVKEIENELKKSDYKELKEEDKWNLSLGSKYYVKKNDSAILAFDIPKKKDDLAFKIIASHSDSPCFRVKPQPDIYQNGYHKLNTEVYGGAILHTWFDRALSLAGRVYTRNEKDALHPHMHLLNIDKDLMSIVSLCIHQNREVNKGFDINAQKDTLPILELINDTVEKLKLEDVIAKELKVKREDILDFDLFAYDREGGKILGLNNEFMQVGRLDNLAMAHLSYKALLAKKASKFINLIYVSDNEEVGSMTKQGANSPFLKNVMRRIILALGLDDEEFYRVKAKSFMISSDLAHAYHPNYPEKCDITNMPRMGEGVCIKYAANQSYTSDAESAAVFKQFATKAGAKVQAFLNRSDVRGGSTIGPISSTQLDIKSVDIGNPILAMHSIREFGSVEDHYNLYKIFTEFFK, via the coding sequence ATGAATTCAAAAGATTTGGCAAAGGATTTAATCGGTTTTATTGATAATAGTCCATGTGCCTTTTTTGCTGTTAAAGAGATTGAAAACGAACTAAAGAAATCAGACTATAAAGAACTTAAGGAAGAAGATAAGTGGAACTTAAGCTTGGGATCTAAGTACTATGTAAAGAAGAATGACTCGGCTATATTGGCTTTTGATATTCCAAAGAAAAAAGACGACTTAGCTTTTAAGATCATAGCTTCGCACTCAGATAGTCCATGTTTTAGAGTTAAGCCTCAGCCAGACATATATCAAAACGGCTACCACAAGTTAAATACAGAAGTTTATGGAGGAGCGATACTCCACACATGGTTTGACAGAGCTCTTTCATTAGCAGGTAGAGTATATACTAGAAACGAAAAGGATGCATTGCACCCACACATGCACCTGCTTAATATAGATAAAGATCTTATGAGCATAGTAAGTCTTTGCATACATCAAAACAGAGAAGTAAACAAAGGTTTTGATATAAACGCACAAAAAGATACACTTCCAATACTTGAGCTTATTAACGATACTGTCGAAAAGCTTAAATTAGAAGATGTAATTGCTAAAGAATTAAAAGTTAAGAGAGAAGACATACTTGACTTTGATTTATTTGCTTACGATAGAGAAGGTGGCAAGATTCTTGGTTTAAACAATGAATTTATGCAAGTTGGCAGACTAGATAACTTAGCTATGGCGCATCTATCATACAAGGCTTTATTAGCCAAAAAAGCATCGAAATTTATTAACTTAATATATGTATCAGATAACGAAGAAGTCGGATCTATGACTAAGCAAGGTGCAAACAGTCCATTCTTAAAGAATGTAATGAGAAGGATAATATTAGCGCTTGGTTTAGATGACGAAGAGTTCTACAGAGTAAAAGCAAAATCATTTATGATTTCATCAGACCTTGCACACGCATACCATCCAAATTATCCTGAAAAGTGCGACATTACAAATATGCCAAGGATGGGTGAGGGCGTTTGCATAAAGTATGCTGCTAATCAAAGCTACACATCTGATGCTGAGTCTGCAGCAGTATTTAAGCAATTTGCTACTAAGGCAGGAGCTAAGGTACAAGCTTTCCTTAACAGATCAGACGTTCGTGGAGGATCAACTATAGGTCCAATCAGCTCAACACAACTAGACATTAAATCGGTTGATATAGGCAACCCTATACTTGCTATGCACTCAATCAGAGAATTTGGAAGCGTTGAAGATCATTACAATTTGTATAAGATATTCACAGAATTTTTTAAATAA
- a CDS encoding lysylphosphatidylglycerol synthase transmembrane domain-containing protein, which yields MKSKKTKLFSILVIAISILVVLLSAYFIDGPEKIIATVRQANVYYLILAAFLIFLFWFFGSLSLNALLKVLGVKLKQVDAFKVTMTGAFFNAITPSSTGGQPMQVLRMRDFGLAPGLSSSVVILLLIINNVVTLVLGLFSIYYSYHNLGKTWFTGLMMILGVALSVLVTFLIATVIIFPRKSKEFIVKIVKLFNKKNPVEQIEKLDRQIDSFYDSFRVYKREGLYKLLPCAIFVALQNISLWSIPHVVFSAFGGQTPDIVLSVCAACMVALISGYVPLPGAALGAEGAFLSIFGPLYKNISSVAIVVILWRVFTFYAPIIVGAFFTVNFKTDKEVERFE from the coding sequence ATGAAGAGTAAAAAGACTAAGCTCTTTTCTATACTTGTCATTGCAATATCTATTCTTGTTGTTTTACTAAGTGCATATTTTATAGACGGACCAGAGAAAATCATTGCAACAGTGAGGCAAGCCAATGTTTATTATTTAATATTAGCTGCTTTCCTGATATTTTTGTTTTGGTTCTTTGGCTCACTTTCATTAAACGCACTACTAAAAGTTTTAGGAGTTAAGCTAAAGCAAGTTGATGCATTTAAAGTTACAATGACGGGCGCCTTTTTTAACGCAATCACACCATCATCAACAGGCGGTCAACCTATGCAAGTATTAAGAATGAGGGATTTTGGACTAGCGCCAGGACTTTCATCTTCAGTGGTTATATTATTACTTATAATCAACAACGTAGTTACACTAGTTCTTGGATTATTCTCAATATATTACTCATATCATAATTTAGGTAAAACCTGGTTTACGGGATTAATGATGATACTTGGCGTTGCACTAAGCGTTTTAGTAACGTTTTTAATTGCAACAGTAATCATATTTCCAAGAAAGAGTAAAGAGTTTATAGTTAAAATTGTAAAATTATTTAACAAGAAGAATCCTGTCGAACAGATAGAAAAGCTAGATAGACAGATAGACTCATTTTATGACTCATTTAGAGTTTATAAAAGAGAGGGGCTATATAAATTACTTCCTTGTGCGATTTTTGTAGCACTTCAAAACATATCACTATGGTCAATACCACATGTAGTTTTCTCAGCTTTTGGAGGACAAACGCCTGATATAGTCCTAAGTGTGTGCGCTGCATGCATGGTTGCACTTATATCTGGCTATGTTCCACTTCCAGGAGCAGCATTAGGAGCGGAGGGAGCTTTTCTTAGTATATTTGGACCACTATATAAGAACATTTCATCAGTAGCCATAGTAGTAATACTGTGGAGAGTATTTACATTCTACGCACCTATCATAGTTGGAGCGTTCTTTACAGTTAATTTTAAAACAGATAAAGAGGTTGAGAGATTTGAATAA
- a CDS encoding hydrolase: MNNEEKKYIPSVDTVLRRHVQKVPEAVYRCSGINIMGRRIKSLVFSTDVAIIRNTNADGVIAVYPFTPELSITKAILDVSPGPVFVGVGGGLTTGQRSIQIAFQAELNGAFGVVVNAPMKNEVIKEMSEYIDIPVIASIASFNDDIEGKINAGARILNIAGGKETANLIRHARSIVGEKFPIIATGGHTDEHILETIRAGANCLSYTPRTSPEILEDIMVAYRDK; the protein is encoded by the coding sequence TTGAATAACGAAGAAAAAAAGTATATACCGAGTGTCGATACAGTACTTAGAAGACACGTACAAAAGGTTCCTGAAGCAGTATATAGATGCTCTGGCATTAACATTATGGGCAGAAGAATAAAGTCTTTAGTCTTCTCAACAGATGTTGCCATCATTAGAAACACCAATGCAGATGGAGTTATAGCTGTCTATCCATTCACACCAGAGTTATCAATAACGAAGGCCATACTAGATGTATCACCAGGACCAGTTTTTGTTGGAGTAGGCGGAGGATTAACTACAGGCCAAAGAAGCATACAGATAGCTTTTCAAGCAGAACTTAATGGAGCTTTTGGCGTCGTTGTAAATGCACCTATGAAAAACGAGGTTATAAAAGAGATGTCTGAGTATATAGACATACCTGTTATTGCATCCATCGCATCTTTTAATGATGATATTGAAGGCAAGATTAATGCTGGAGCTAGAATACTTAACATAGCAGGAGGAAAAGAGACTGCAAATTTAATAAGACACGCTAGGTCTATAGTAGGAGAAAAATTTCCTATAATAGCAACAGGCGGACATACTGATGAACATATATTAGAAACAATTAGAGCAGGAGCAAACTGCCTATCATATACACCAAGAACATCACCTGAGATACTTGAAGACATCATGGTGGCATATAGAGACAAATAA
- a CDS encoding CvfB family protein, translating into MNKLGITIEAKVIKHSGSDYILEDLDKNTYHARSDDKKYDVGDTVKIFNYPLDGKVISSFRLPYIEVGEIKNLKVVSKTRIGYFLNMGLDKDVLLPFSEAIRDPKVGAMVLVKLYIDKSGRLATTMKIRNTLERSTNFKKGDIVDGIIYNISREFGLFVAIEDKYEAMVQKKDVCDDYELGERMKFRVQTVHEDGRLVLSTKLEKSAYDEHKSDSLKVYEILLKNKGKMNYADKSDPDDIRKIFNMSKSSFKRAIAILYRQRKIIINDDSIEIKED; encoded by the coding sequence ATGAACAAGTTAGGAATAACAATTGAAGCAAAAGTAATTAAGCACAGTGGCAGTGATTATATTCTTGAAGACCTAGATAAAAACACTTATCATGCGAGGTCTGATGATAAAAAATATGACGTAGGAGACACTGTTAAGATATTTAACTATCCACTTGATGGCAAAGTTATATCATCTTTTAGGCTGCCATACATAGAAGTAGGCGAGATAAAAAATTTAAAAGTAGTCAGCAAGACAAGGATAGGTTACTTTTTAAACATGGGTCTTGATAAAGATGTATTACTACCGTTCTCTGAAGCAATAAGAGATCCAAAAGTTGGTGCTATGGTCTTAGTTAAACTTTATATTGACAAGTCGGGTAGACTTGCGACAACTATGAAGATTAGAAACACATTAGAAAGAAGTACTAATTTTAAAAAGGGAGATATAGTAGATGGTATTATCTACAACATATCCAGAGAATTTGGTTTATTTGTAGCCATTGAAGACAAATATGAGGCCATGGTTCAAAAGAAAGATGTATGTGATGACTACGAACTTGGAGAGAGAATGAAGTTTAGAGTACAAACCGTTCATGAAGACGGTAGACTTGTATTGAGCACTAAATTAGAAAAGTCAGCATACGATGAACACAAGAGTGATTCATTAAAAGTGTATGAAATATTATTAAAGAATAAAGGCAAGATGAACTACGCAGATAAGAGTGATCCTGATGATATTAGGAAAATTTTCAATATGAGTAAGTCATCATTTAAAAGGGCAATCGCCATTTTGTATAGACAAAGAAAAATTATTATCAATGACGATTCCATAGAAATTAAGGAGGATTAA
- a CDS encoding TDE2712 family protein: MSVKINTEVIELMLVFWQSIAEREKVSEDYIRSVADRDEMKYTYCEGFNEESVRKVLSAISNKELLNNATKEEKKFWNNNMWMTEDLSVVNMMVEPIKKLNLDAVNADKKLIFVPGHLEEKYIDGNTIVVNFFKINVDIFGGTGAVTVNGKDFKEYILDLVQDK; this comes from the coding sequence ATGTCAGTAAAAATTAACACAGAGGTAATTGAATTAATGCTTGTATTTTGGCAAAGCATTGCAGAGAGAGAAAAGGTTTCTGAAGATTATATCAGAAGCGTAGCAGATAGAGATGAAATGAAGTACACTTACTGCGAAGGCTTCAATGAGGAATCTGTAAGAAAAGTTCTTTCAGCAATTTCTAACAAAGAACTTTTAAATAACGCTACAAAGGAAGAAAAGAAATTCTGGAATAACAATATGTGGATGACAGAAGATTTAAGCGTTGTTAACATGATGGTTGAACCAATCAAGAAACTTAATCTTGATGCAGTTAACGCTGATAAGAAGTTAATATTTGTTCCTGGACATTTAGAAGAAAAGTATATAGATGGTAATACTATAGTAGTAAACTTCTTCAAGATCAATGTTGATATCTTTGGAGGAACAGGAGCAGTTACAGTTAACGGTAAGGATTTTAAAGAATATATATTAGATCTAGTTCAAGATAAATAA
- a CDS encoding ABC transporter ATP-binding protein, producing MEILKVEHLSNAFDGKEILKDVNFSVNSGEIIGYIGPNGAGKSTTIKIIMGLNRDYFGDVSVFGKNIKDSLDYKKKIGYVPEASEVYENLTAIENIELNAALYEIDVESAVRRAKTMLEVLEMKDVMDSQISSFSKGMRQKYLFVLSLLHDPDIVFLDEPLSGIDANSVLVIKEILASLKNKGKTIFYSSHILEVVEKLSDKIILLQNGKVILNDSIDNIKKTLNNNEDSDESLENIFNEVTGFTNHKELAEEFVKAIGESDV from the coding sequence ATGGAAATATTAAAAGTAGAGCACTTATCAAATGCTTTCGATGGAAAGGAAATTTTAAAAGATGTAAACTTTTCAGTAAATTCTGGAGAGATTATTGGTTACATTGGACCCAATGGCGCCGGTAAATCAACAACTATCAAGATAATTATGGGTCTTAACAGAGACTACTTTGGAGATGTTTCTGTTTTTGGTAAGAATATTAAAGACTCACTTGATTATAAGAAGAAGATAGGTTACGTTCCCGAAGCTAGCGAGGTTTACGAGAACTTAACAGCAATTGAAAATATAGAACTAAATGCAGCACTATATGAAATTGATGTAGAAAGTGCAGTTAGAAGAGCTAAAACTATGCTAGAAGTGCTTGAAATGAAAGACGTGATGGATTCACAAATATCATCTTTTTCAAAGGGTATGAGACAAAAGTATCTATTCGTCTTATCACTACTACATGATCCCGACATAGTCTTTCTAGATGAGCCACTTAGCGGCATTGATGCAAACTCGGTTTTAGTTATCAAAGAGATTCTTGCCTCACTTAAAAATAAAGGCAAGACAATATTTTATTCATCACATATATTGGAAGTTGTTGAAAAACTATCTGACAAGATCATACTTTTACAAAATGGAAAAGTTATACTAAATGACAGCATAGATAATATTAAAAAGACTCTTAATAATAATGAGGATAGTGATGAGTCACTTGAAAATATCTTCAATGAAGTAACTGGTTTTACTAATCACAAAGAGTTAGCAGAAGAATTTGTTAAAGCCATAGGTGAGAGTGATGTTTAA